GAAGGCGAACGTGGGGGAGTACTGGTCGGACTATCTCAAAGAGGTGAGTGCGTTCAAGGCCGGTGACTCCGTGGTCGGCACGACCTGGCAGGTCATCGCGAACGTCGCGAAGACCGAAGGCGCGGACGTCGAGGCGGTCCTCCCGTCCGAGGGGTCGACCGGCTGGTCCGACACCTGGATGGTCGGCGCGAAGTCCAAGCACAAGACGTGTGCGTACAAGTGGCTGGACCACATCGTATCGCCGAAGGCGAACGCGCAGGTGGCCGAGTACTTCGGCGAATCACCGGCGAACCCGAAGGCGTGCGCGTTCACCGCGGACAAGAAGCACTGCGACACCTACCACGCCGGTGACGCGGCCTACGCCAAGCAGATCTGGTACTGGTCGACGCCGATCACCCAGTGCCTCGACGGCCGCACCGACGTGAAGTGCACCGATTACTCCGCTTGGACCAAGGCCTGGACGGAGATCAAGGGGTAGGACCCGCTCGGCCCGCCCGGTCGACGTACGTCCCGGGCGGGCCCTGCATCAAGCGCACATCAGATCGAGATACGAATACCCAGGAGGTTGACGTCGATGAGCTTTCCGCGCTCGTCCTCGTCGCCGTTCCCGTCGTCCGAATCGGCCGGCGGGGTGGGAGACGGGGACTCGTCCTCGTCGGCCGGCTCTGACGGCGCCGGGCTCTCGGACTCGGCCGCGGCCGACTCCGACGGCCGAGGGCTGGCCGACGCGGACGCGGTGGCCGACGGCGACGCGGTGACGGTCGTCTCCTGGGCGTCGTTCTCGGTCTCGACGGAGAGCGGCCGACCGGGAGCGGCCAGCGGAGCGTCGGTCTCACTCGGATGCCGGCTGGGCAGGCCGAGCGCCTCGGTCTCGCCGGGGCGCAGCAGGCCGAGCACCACGATCGTCGCGTACGCGAGCCCGATCAGGCTGGCCACGCAGAGCGCGAACCGCACCGTGCGCGCGGTCCGCGACGAGGCGAAAGCCGGTTCGTCCTCGCGTAACTGCTCCCGTCTGCGGCGACGGTGACGGTGGCGACCGGGTCGGGTCGGGTCTTCAGCGGTCTCGGTCGGTCTGTCCAGCGCCTCGGTCAACGACTCCTCATCGGGGTCGTCCACTAGCGCCAGCGGCACCTGAGCCATGAGGGACATGTTAAGCCTTGTGTCCGGTTGTGCCTAGTTGTACTGATGGTTCCGCTGTTAAGTGATTCCATTGTGGCTGGTCACGCGGGCTCGGTCTGCCGAATTTCGACGACGTACCCGGCGCCGCGGACGGTGTGGATCAGCGTCGGGTCGCCGAGCTTCCGGCGCAGTTGGGCGACGACGACGTCGACGACGTTCGACATCGGCTCGGTGCGTGAGTCCCAGCAGTGCTCGATGAGCTGGCCCCGGCTCACGATCTGCCCGTGCGCCGACGCGAGGATCTCCAGTACCGCGAACTCCTTCGCGGTGACGGTCAGCAGCACGCCGGCGCGGCGCACCTGCCGTCGCCGGACGTCGATCTCCAGGTCACCGACCCGCAAGACCGCCTGGGTGGGGCCGTCCTCGGCCGCCGATCGGCGGCAGAGGCTGCGGACGCGCGCGACGAGCTCGGCCGTGGCGAACGGTTTAACCAGGTAGTCGTCACCGCCGGACGTGAAGCCGGCGACCCGGTCGGCCACCGTGTCGCGGGCGGTGAGGAACAGCACCGGCGTCCGCCAGCCGCTCTGCCGCTGGCCCTCGACGTACGTGATGCTGTCGCCGCTGGGCAGGATCCGGTCGAAGACGACGCACCCGTACGGGTGCGTGGTGATCGCGTCGTGCGCCGGCGGAATGTCGTCGACCAGGTCGACGGCCATGCCCGCACCGCGCAGCGCCGCGGAGACCGCGTAGCCCAGCTCCGCCTCGTCATCCACCACCAGGACACGCATGCCGCACATAGTGCCAGTGCCGAAGACGTTCGAGGTAATCGTCTTCATGAATTCCTCATGATTGACGCGCTCATGAGGAATTAATGAGGCTGAGTCGTTGTGAACAAATCCTTCGGTTTAATTGACGGACAGGCTTTCCTTGCCAGTTTCCATTGTGGTGAAATGCAATTCGAGCCGGACCGCGGGAGTCTCGTCCGGGCTTGTTCACCTACTGATCGCATGGACGGAGGAGTCGTGCCAACGTCCCTTCTGGACCGGAGCCCAACACGGCCACCGGAAGGCAGGACAGAGCAGGTGGACAGCACCGAGGAGCCGCCGTCGTCCGAGCTCGACACGGATTACCGAACAGGCGTCGGGACCCGCCTGTTCGGCAACACGTCGATCCGGCTGAAGGTCATCTGGATCACGCTCGTTCCGCTGATCGCGATGTTCCTGTTCTCGGGAATCGTCGCCCGATCGGTTCTCGACGAGGCCCAGACCGCGAGCAAGATTCAGGATTTCGCGCGCCTGGGCAACGAGTCGTCGTCGCTGGTCGACGTTCTCCAGATCGAGCGCTCGTCGGCCGCGGCGTACGTGACCGACCCGGGAAAGACGCCGAGTCATCCGACGCTGAAGCATTTCGTCGAGCAGGGTCGTAACACCGATGCGGGTTTCCGCCGGTTCCTCGATCAGTACGAGAGCCTGGACCCGGAGATCGCCGCGCCGATCAGCTCCGAGTTCGAGCAGGTGAAGCGCGGCTACGCGGTGATGACCCGCAACCGCGACTCGGTGATCGACCAGGCCCGCAAGGGCGGCGTCCGGGTCGGGGCGGCGGTGACGATCTACGAGCAGCTGATCACCAGCCTGCTGCAGATGAAGGAGCGCCTGGCCGGTGCGGCCGCCGGTGACGAGCAGCTGTCGGCCCAGCTGACCGCGGTGTCGGCGTTCGCCAAGTACAAGGAGGCGATCTGGCAGGAGCAGATCGTCGTCCGGACCGCGCTGGAGGACGGCAACAAGCGCTTCACGAACGACACGTTCGGCTCGTTCCGGGCCGCGGTGTCGGACGAGAGCGCGTTCCGCAGCCAGTTCATGCTCAGCGCGACCGACCGTCAGCAACAGATCCGCAACACGACGCTGACCGAGGAGCTGACCTACCAGCAGCTCCGGACCCGGGCCCAGAACGCCGGGCTCGGCAACGCGCTCTCGTTCGGCCTGGCGACCTGGCTGGAGACCAGCGACCGCGAGAACACGCTGCTCCGCTCGATCGAGCAGCAGCTCAACACCGCGACCGTGCAGGACGCCGGCTCGTTCCGCACCGACGCGATGCAGCAGGCGATCATCGTCATCACGATCGCGCTGGTGGCCCTGGTCGTGGCCCTGCTGGTCTCGCTGGCGGTCGCCCGCTCGATGGTCCGCCCGCTGGTGCGGCTGCGGACGAGCGCGCTCGAGGTCGCCTATCAGTCGCTGCCGGACGTCGTCCGTAAACTGCAGGACGCGGACCAGCAGACGGCGGCCCAGGCCTCCGCGGAGACCGCGGCGAAGACCGTCGACATCCGGTCGGGTGACGAGATCGGCCAGGTCGCGCAGGCGTTCAACGCGGTCCACCTGGAGGCCGTGCGGGTCGCATCCGAGCAGGCCCAGCTGCGCCAGAGCGTCTCGTCGATGTTCGTGAACCTGTCCCGGCGCTCGCAGCTGCTGGTCGACCGGTTGATCCGGTTGATCGACGGTCTGGAGCAGGGTGAGCAGGACCCGGACCGGCTGTCCGAGCTGTTCAAACTCGACCACCTCGCGACCCGGATGCGCCGGAACGACGAGAACCTCCTCGTCCTCGGCGGTGCCGAGTCGGGCCGCAGCTGGGCCAAGCCCGCGCCGCTGATCGACGTCCTCCGGGCCGCGACGGCCGAGGTCGAGCAGTACACCCGGGTCAAGCTCGGGTCGATCGACGAGGGTGCCGAGATCGCCGCCGGGGCGGTGAACGACGTCGTCCACCTGGTCGCGGAGATCCTGGAGAACGCGACCTCGTTCTCCTCGCCCCGCACCGACGTCACGGTCGACGCCCGGCGGGAGGCCGGCCAGGTCGTCATCGAGGTGATCGACCACGGCATCGGGATGTCCCGGCAGCAGCTCGCCGAGTTCAACGAGCGGCTGGCCAAGCCGCCGGTGTTCGACATCGCGGTCTCGCGGATGATGGGCCTCTTCGTGGTCGGCCGGCTGGCCTCCCGGCACGGCGTCAAGGTGATGCTCCGCGACGCGACCGGCGGTGGTGTCCTGGTGATGATCACGCTCCCGTCCGGGGTCCTGCACGTTCCTGCCCCGGCTTCGGACGCTTCGCGGGTGAGCAGGGCCGACGTCGGTAACCGGCCGATCGAGCGGGTCGCGTCGGAGCGTCTCGACCTGCCGAAGCGCGAGCCGTTCAACGGCTTCGCGACGAAGGCGACGGCGTCGACGTACGCGCCGACCTCCGGGTTCGGGAACTGGGCGAGCCCCGCGCCGGTCAGCCCGGCGCCGGCCAGCACCTCGCCGTACACGCGGACGGCGGACTCGTGGTCGGCGTTCGACCCGCCGACGGTGCGGAACGTCCCGCCGGCGCCCGCGCCCGCTCCCAGCGAGCCGAGTTGGTCGGAGGCGACGCAGCCGATCAGCGTGTTCCCGGAGCCGACCGTCGAGATGCCGTTGCCGATCTTCGAGGCGACGAACTCCGACTGGTTCCGGACCAACCCCAACCTTCCTCGTGTGCCGGAGGCCCCGGGCGCTTATGCGCCCGCTTCAGACCCGGCGTCGGTCCGTGCGGAGTACTCCGCGGCGGGGCGGTCGTCGACTACAGACCCGGCGTCGGTCCGTGCGGAGTACTCCGCGGCGGGGCGGTCGTCGACTACAGACCCGGCGTCGGTGTTGGACTCCGCCCCTGCACCGGCGCCGGCCTTTCCCTTCACTCCGGCCGCGGCCCCGGCCCCGTGGCCGGCGCGGGGGCCGCGGCCGCCGGCCGGTGCCCGGCCGGCGTCCGCGCTGCCGCCGGTCGCGGTCCCGTCGCTAGCGGCCTCAGCGGTTTCCGCGCGGTCGTCGGTCGCGACCGCGTCCCGTACTCCGGCCCCTCCATCGGTCCCGACGCCGATGGCGGGGCCGGCCGAGCCGGCTCCCGCGCCAGCGGTGTCGTGGGAGTCACCGGCCGACAGTGGGTGGAAGGCGGCCCAGGCGGCGGCCGAGAAGGCCCCCACTGCCCTGACCGACTCGGGCCTTCCCAAGCGCGTCCCGATGGCGCACTACGTGCCCGGCCGCGTCGAGCGGGCGCCGAAGCTCGCGCCGACCCAGCGATCGCCGGAGGCGATCCGCGGCGTCCTGTCCAGCTACCGCAGCGGTCTCGAGCAGGGCCGCCTCCAGAGCACCAAGGAGGAGCAGTGACTACGGCCCCAGCGCTCAGCCACGACGCTCAGAACCTGAACTGGCTCGTCGGCAACTTCGCCAACCGCGTCCCCGGCATCGCCCACGCCGTGGCCGTGTCCGCCGACGGGCTGCTGCTGGCGGTCTCCGACGGGTTACCGCGCGACCGCGCCGACCAGCTCGCCGCGATCGCGTCCGGGCTGGTGAGCCTCACCCACGGTGCGGCGCTCTGCTTCGAGGGCGGGAACGTCAGCCAGACCGTCGTCGAGATGGACACCGGCTTCCTGCTCGTCATGTCGATCAGCGACGGCTCGTCGCTGGCCGTCCTGGCCTCCCGGTCGTGCGACATCGGCCAGGTCGGCTACGAGATGGCGCTGCTGGTGGAGCGCGTCGGCCAGGTGCTGACGCCCGCGCTCCGGTCCGAACTACACGGCGCGCTGTCGCTGTAGAGGAGATGTCCGGTGAACTTCGGTAACACGAGCACGCTCGACGCGCCCCGTATCTCGTCCACCGCGACGTCCGCCAAGATCGTCGTCGCCGGCGGGTTCGGCGTCGGAAAGACGACCTTGGTGGGGTCCGTCTCCGAGATCACGCCACTGACGACGGAGGCGATCATGACCGCGGCGTCGGTCGACGTCGACGACGTCTCCGGCATCGGCGGGAAGACCACGACGACGGTCGCGATGGACTTCGGACGCATCACGATCGACGAGGAGCTGATCCTCTACCTCTTCGGGACGCCCGGCCAGACGCGGTTCTGGTTCATGTGGGACGAGCTGGTGCGGGGCGCGATCGGCGCGGTCGTGCTGGTCGACCCGCGGCGGCTGGCCGACTGCTTCTCGGCCGTCGACTTCTTCGAGCAGCACGGGGTTCCGTACGTCGTCGGGATGAACTGCTTCGACGGAATGCAGTCCAACACGATCCGGGAGATCCGCGAGGCGCTGTCGATCCGGCCGGACGTGCCGATCATGGCCTGCGACGCCCGACGCCGTGAGTCGACGAAGAACCTGCTGATCGCGCTGGTCGAGTACGTGCTCCGGATGCGCGGAACGGCGGCGCTGGCGAGCCGGCTCGCGGTGCCCCAGACGTGAACCGCTCCCGAAAGGTCGTGGTCGCCGCGCTGGCCCTGGTGCTGGCCGTGGCCGGCTGCAACGCCAAGACCGAGGCCGACGACGGCGACGACGCCGGGTTCGCCCCGCCGAAGCTGTCGGCGCTGTCGGAGCTCGGGACGCCGGAGGGCGCGCTGAGCGTGCTCGCCTGGGCCGGCTACGCCGAGGACGGGTCGAACGACCCGTCGATCGACTGGGTGACGCCGTTCGAGCACGCGACCGGCTGCCAGGTGACGGTGAAGGTCTTCAACACGTCCGACGAGGCCGTGACGCTGATGAAGACCGGCAAGTACGACGTCGTCTCGGCCTCCGGTGACGCGTCGCTGCGACTGATCGGCGACGGCACGGTCGAGCCGGTGAACACCGACCTGGTGCCGAACTACGTCGACATCTACAGCTTCCTGAAGAACCAGCGCTGGAACAGCGTCGACGACGTGTCGTACGGGATCCCGCACGGCTGGGGCGCGAACCTGCTGATGTACCGCAAGGACGCGGTGCACCCGGCGCCGACGTCGTGGAGCGCGGTGTTCGCGCCGAGCCTCTCGGTCGTCGGCAAGGTCACCGCGTACGACTCGCCGATCTACATCGCGGACGCCGCGCTGTGGCTGATGAGGCACCAGCCCGACCTCGGGATCACGAACCCGTAC
This is a stretch of genomic DNA from Cryptosporangium phraense. It encodes these proteins:
- a CDS encoding GTP-binding protein produces the protein MNFGNTSTLDAPRISSTATSAKIVVAGGFGVGKTTLVGSVSEITPLTTEAIMTAASVDVDDVSGIGGKTTTTVAMDFGRITIDEELILYLFGTPGQTRFWFMWDELVRGAIGAVVLVDPRRLADCFSAVDFFEQHGVPYVVGMNCFDGMQSNTIREIREALSIRPDVPIMACDARRRESTKNLLIALVEYVLRMRGTAALASRLAVPQT
- a CDS encoding nitrate- and nitrite sensing domain-containing protein codes for the protein MDSTEEPPSSELDTDYRTGVGTRLFGNTSIRLKVIWITLVPLIAMFLFSGIVARSVLDEAQTASKIQDFARLGNESSSLVDVLQIERSSAAAYVTDPGKTPSHPTLKHFVEQGRNTDAGFRRFLDQYESLDPEIAAPISSEFEQVKRGYAVMTRNRDSVIDQARKGGVRVGAAVTIYEQLITSLLQMKERLAGAAAGDEQLSAQLTAVSAFAKYKEAIWQEQIVVRTALEDGNKRFTNDTFGSFRAAVSDESAFRSQFMLSATDRQQQIRNTTLTEELTYQQLRTRAQNAGLGNALSFGLATWLETSDRENTLLRSIEQQLNTATVQDAGSFRTDAMQQAIIVITIALVALVVALLVSLAVARSMVRPLVRLRTSALEVAYQSLPDVVRKLQDADQQTAAQASAETAAKTVDIRSGDEIGQVAQAFNAVHLEAVRVASEQAQLRQSVSSMFVNLSRRSQLLVDRLIRLIDGLEQGEQDPDRLSELFKLDHLATRMRRNDENLLVLGGAESGRSWAKPAPLIDVLRAATAEVEQYTRVKLGSIDEGAEIAAGAVNDVVHLVAEILENATSFSSPRTDVTVDARREAGQVVIEVIDHGIGMSRQQLAEFNERLAKPPVFDIAVSRMMGLFVVGRLASRHGVKVMLRDATGGGVLVMITLPSGVLHVPAPASDASRVSRADVGNRPIERVASERLDLPKREPFNGFATKATASTYAPTSGFGNWASPAPVSPAPASTSPYTRTADSWSAFDPPTVRNVPPAPAPAPSEPSWSEATQPISVFPEPTVEMPLPIFEATNSDWFRTNPNLPRVPEAPGAYAPASDPASVRAEYSAAGRSSTTDPASVRAEYSAAGRSSTTDPASVLDSAPAPAPAFPFTPAAAPAPWPARGPRPPAGARPASALPPVAVPSLAASAVSARSSVATASRTPAPPSVPTPMAGPAEPAPAPAVSWESPADSGWKAAQAAAEKAPTALTDSGLPKRVPMAHYVPGRVERAPKLAPTQRSPEAIRGVLSSYRSGLEQGRLQSTKEEQ
- a CDS encoding roadblock/LC7 domain-containing protein, producing MTTAPALSHDAQNLNWLVGNFANRVPGIAHAVAVSADGLLLAVSDGLPRDRADQLAAIASGLVSLTHGAALCFEGGNVSQTVVEMDTGFLLVMSISDGSSLAVLASRSCDIGQVGYEMALLVERVGQVLTPALRSELHGALSL
- a CDS encoding ABC transporter substrate-binding protein — protein: MNRSRKVVVAALALVLAVAGCNAKTEADDGDDAGFAPPKLSALSELGTPEGALSVLAWAGYAEDGSNDPSIDWVTPFEHATGCQVTVKVFNTSDEAVTLMKTGKYDVVSASGDASLRLIGDGTVEPVNTDLVPNYVDIYSFLKNQRWNSVDDVSYGIPHGWGANLLMYRKDAVHPAPTSWSAVFAPSLSVVGKVTAYDSPIYIADAALWLMRHQPDLGITNPYALDDKQFAAAIAVLEQQKASVSEYWSDYAENVAAFKAGDSIVGTSWQVIENVAKTEGVDVEAVLPSEGSTGWSDTWMLSAKSKHKTCAYKWFDHIVSPQVNAQVAEYFGEAPSNPKACRFTTDPQHCAVYHANDAGYAKRIWYWSTPLASCLDGRTGVRCKDYEDWAQAWTTIKG
- a CDS encoding response regulator transcription factor, whose translation is MRVLVVDDEAELGYAVSAALRGAGMAVDLVDDIPPAHDAITTHPYGCVVFDRILPSGDSITYVEGQRQSGWRTPVLFLTARDTVADRVAGFTSGGDDYLVKPFATAELVARVRSLCRRSAAEDGPTQAVLRVGDLEIDVRRRQVRRAGVLLTVTAKEFAVLEILASAHGQIVSRGQLIEHCWDSRTEPMSNVVDVVVAQLRRKLGDPTLIHTVRGAGYVVEIRQTEPA